One genomic region from Rosa rugosa chromosome 1, drRosRugo1.1, whole genome shotgun sequence encodes:
- the LOC133727318 gene encoding stemmadenine O-acetyltransferase-like — translation METSYTLLLIDFFQWSMITNFSDYMITKRLPYQIYAYINWITVRPFDRTTQIQLSLEDRYSFTKMTLEVEVISKEIIKPSSPTPDHLRYYRFSSVDQTLIPPIYISTVHFFEFNSETQPNITEISNHLKTSLAEVLTLYYPLAGRAHDNLHIDCNDEGVPFLVAHVNNCKLSDVLCNPIPDELTKLVVFELDDVDNKIPLGVQLNVFECGGFAIGQCISHKIADGLSMLMFSRAWAATARRALGDHQAEIQHPEFISATLFPPKLFVQQPPFGVAKNKFVTKRFVFDASNIEYLRAKYVGTTMKRPSRVETLSAFIWSRFVPIFKDDGIHDHQKFHSVFHAVNLRPRFDPPLPPHSVGNLISVACSTPSLLNTGEECYGLARQIRESISKIDKDYIKRLQQGANGNVGADGNMILSYGEEKVTFMFTSLCKYPLYDSDFGWGIPSWVYVRAPAPYFNNVLVIFSDTKDTNGIEAYINSTKEVMAKLESDSEFLQRVCPSWIGSGSILTNQRTPFANLHSRNRPRMIKRPSAYAPQPKVVTWAASSAKLAVKVLKRK, via the coding sequence ATGGAAACCAGCTATACATTATTGCTCATTGATTTTTTTCAGTGGTCCATGATCACTAATTTTTCAGATTACATGATCACTAAACGATTACCATACCAGATTTATGCGTATATAAATTGGATCACTGTACGGCCGTTTGATAGGACTACACAGATACAACTTTCATTAGAAGATCGATATAGCTTCACCAAAATGACGCTTGAAGTGGAAGTAATCTCCAAGGAGATTATCAAACCATCTTCTCCGACCCCTGACCATCTTCGTTATTACCGGTTCTCCTCTGTGGATCAAACATTAATTCCCCCAATCTATATCTCTACGGTTCACTTTTTTGAATTCAACAGCGAGACGCAACCCAACATCACTGAAATATCCAACCACCTTAAGACGTCGTTAGCCGAGGTCTTAACCCTCTATTATCCCCTAGCAGGACGAGCCCATGACAACCTGCATATAGATTGCAACGACGAAGGTGTTCCCTTCCTTGTAGCTCACGTCAACAACTGCAAACTCTCCGATGTGCTTTGCAATCCTATCCCCGACGAACTCACTAAGTTGGTCGTATTTGAACTTGACGACGTTGATAATAAAATTCCCCTTGGTGTCCAGCTCAATGTCTTTGAATGTGGAGGGTTTGCTATTGGTCAATGCATTTCTCACAAGATTGCAGATGGGCTATCCATGCTCATGTTCAGTAGAGCTTGGGCTGCCACTGCCCGACGAGCCCTCGGAGATCACCAAGCCGAAATACAGCATCCGGAATTCATTTCCGCCACACTCTTCCCACCTAAGTTGTTTGTACAGCAGCCACCCTTTGGGGTCGCGAAGAATAAATTTGTGACAAAGAGGTTTGTGTTTGATGCCTCTAACATAGAGTACCTAAGAGCAAAATATGTGGGCACTACGATGAAGCGCCCATCACGTGTTGAAACCTTATCGGCTTTCATTTGGAGCCGATTTGTGCCCATTTTCAAGGATGATGGCATTCATGACCATCAGAAGTTTCACAGCGTCTTCCATGCTGTGAATTTGCGTCCCCGGTTTGATCCACCTCTGCCGCCACACTCAGTTGGAAATCTTATCAGTGTTGCATGTTCTACTCCTTCGTTGTTAAATACTGGAGAAGAATGCTATGGCCTCGCAAGGCAGATTCGAGAATCAATAAGCAAGATCGATAAGGACTATATCAAAAGGCTACAACAGGGTGCCAATGGTAACGTGGGTGCCGATGGTAACATGATCCTTAGCTATGGAGAAGAGAAGGTTACATTTATGTTCACTAGTTTGTGCAAATATCCTTTGTATGATAGCGACTTTGGTTGGGGAATACCATCATGGGTGTACGTGAGGGCGCCAGCACCCTACTTCAACAACGTACTAGTAATTTTTTCTGACACCAAAGACACCAATGGAATAGAGGCATATATTAACTCAACCAAGGAAGTCATGGCTAAACTGGAAAGTGACAGCGAGTTCCTCCAACGAGTGTGCCCGAGTTGGATTGGTTCTGGTTCAATCTTAACCAATCAACGAACCCCATTTGCAAATCTCCACAGCCGAAACCGACCGAGAATGATCAAGAGACCAAGTGCCTATGCCCCCCAACCCAAAGTAGTGACATGGGCGGCAAGTTCCGCTAAATTAGCTGTCAAGGTTTTAAAAAGGAAATAG